From the genome of Halomonas sp. 1513, one region includes:
- the gabD gene encoding succinate-semialdehyde dehydrogenase (NADP(+)) (catalyzes the formation of succinate from succinate semialdehyde; NADP dependent): protein MIDKAFIAGAWRDAERRFAVTNPVSGDVLAEVPDLDADAARDAVAAAEAAWPAWRKTPAKQRSALLRAWFEAIMAHQEDLARLMTLEQGKPLAESRGEVAYGASFIEFYAEQAKRMAGETLPSHGADKRLLVLREPVGVVAAITPWNFPLAMITRKCAPALAAGCPVVIKPAEATPLTALALARLAEQVGFPAGLLNVVTAEKPAAIGEVLTSDPRVRKVSFTGSTPVGKKLLAQCAGTVKKVSMELGGNAPFIVFDDADLDAAVEGAIASKFRNAGQTCVCTNRFLVQDGVYDAFLEKLAARVAELEVGDGLDEGVTQGPLINAAAVDKVQSHIHDALEKGARLVCGGEPHVLGGNFFQPTVVADVTAEMRVAREETFGPLAPVFRFDTDEQAIAMANATEFGLAAYFYARDYRRIWHVMEGLEYGMVAVNEGLLSTELAPFGGVKESGLGREGSHHGLDDFTELKYVCIGGL from the coding sequence ATGATCGACAAGGCGTTCATTGCCGGCGCCTGGCGCGACGCCGAGCGGCGCTTCGCGGTGACCAACCCGGTCAGTGGCGACGTGCTCGCCGAAGTGCCCGACCTCGACGCCGACGCCGCGCGCGACGCCGTGGCCGCCGCCGAGGCGGCCTGGCCGGCGTGGCGCAAGACCCCGGCCAAGCAGCGCAGCGCGCTGCTGCGCGCCTGGTTCGAGGCGATCATGGCCCACCAGGAAGACCTGGCACGCTTGATGACCCTGGAGCAGGGCAAGCCGCTCGCCGAATCCCGCGGCGAGGTTGCCTACGGCGCCAGCTTCATCGAGTTCTACGCCGAGCAGGCCAAGCGCATGGCCGGCGAGACGCTGCCCAGCCACGGCGCCGACAAGCGCCTGCTGGTGCTGCGCGAACCGGTCGGCGTGGTCGCCGCCATCACTCCGTGGAACTTCCCGCTGGCGATGATCACCCGCAAGTGCGCCCCGGCGCTGGCCGCCGGCTGCCCGGTGGTGATCAAGCCCGCCGAGGCCACCCCGCTGACCGCCCTGGCCCTGGCGCGCCTCGCCGAGCAGGTCGGCTTTCCCGCCGGCCTGCTCAACGTGGTCACCGCCGAGAAGCCGGCGGCCATTGGCGAGGTGCTGACCAGCGACCCGCGGGTGCGCAAGGTCTCCTTCACCGGCTCGACGCCGGTGGGTAAGAAGCTGCTGGCGCAGTGCGCCGGCACGGTCAAGAAGGTCTCCATGGAACTGGGCGGCAACGCGCCGTTCATCGTCTTCGACGACGCCGACCTCGACGCCGCGGTGGAGGGCGCCATCGCCTCCAAGTTCCGCAACGCCGGTCAGACCTGCGTCTGCACCAACCGCTTCCTGGTTCAGGACGGCGTCTATGATGCCTTCCTCGAGAAACTCGCCGCCCGCGTCGCCGAGCTCGAGGTCGGCGACGGCCTCGATGAGGGCGTGACGCAGGGGCCGCTGATCAATGCCGCGGCGGTGGACAAGGTCCAGTCGCATATCCACGACGCCCTGGAGAAAGGCGCGCGGCTGGTATGCGGCGGCGAACCGCATGTCCTGGGCGGCAACTTCTTCCAGCCCACCGTGGTCGCCGACGTTACCGCCGAGATGCGCGTGGCCCGCGAGGAGACCTTCGGCCCGCTGGCCCCGGTGTTCCGTTTCGACACCGACGAACAGGCCATCGCCATGGCCAACGCTACCGAGTTCGGCCTCGCCGCCTACTTCTATGCCCGCGACTATCGGCGCATCTGGCATGTCATGGAAGGCCTCGAGTATGGCATGGTAGCAGTCAATGAAGGTCTGCTTTCCACCGAACTTGCGCCGTTTGGCGGCGTCAAGGAATCGGGCCTGGGCCGTGAAGGGTCGCACCACGGCCTGGATGACTTCACTGAGCTAAAGTATGTGTGTATCGGCGGCCTGTGA
- a CDS encoding 4-aminobutyrate--2-oxoglutarate transaminase yields the protein MTNAELNDLKQRYVANGAASPATAFADRAENAQVWDADGNRFVDFAGGIGVLNIGHRHPKVVAAVKAQLDKVMHTCQTVMPYEGYVKVAEKLSQITPVRGHAKVMLANSGAEALENAVKVARAATGKNNVICFDGGYHGRTFMTMAMNGKVAPYQTDFGSMPGNVFRAPFPVPYHGVSEDEALRGLKMALKTDANPKDTAAIVLEPVLGEGGFYPAPTSFLKAIREICDEHGILMIIDEVQSGFGRTGKMFAIEHSGVEPDIMTMAKSMADGMPISAVVGTDKVMDASGGNSLGGTYTGSPVSCAATLAVLEVFEEENILAKSNALGDKLAKRFATWQQDFDCIDNGRNMGAMAAFDLVSDKANHTPDAELAAALCKKARDNGLILLSCGMYGNTIRFLMPVTIEDDILEEGLGILESCLKELVGQKASATA from the coding sequence ATGACTAATGCAGAGCTCAACGACCTCAAGCAGCGCTATGTGGCCAACGGCGCCGCCAGCCCCGCCACGGCCTTCGCCGACCGCGCCGAGAACGCCCAGGTGTGGGACGCCGACGGCAACCGCTTCGTCGACTTCGCCGGCGGCATCGGCGTGCTCAATATCGGCCACCGCCATCCCAAGGTGGTCGCAGCGGTCAAGGCCCAGCTCGACAAGGTGATGCACACCTGCCAGACCGTGATGCCCTACGAGGGCTACGTGAAGGTGGCCGAGAAGCTCAGCCAGATCACCCCGGTGCGCGGCCACGCCAAGGTGATGCTGGCCAACTCCGGCGCCGAGGCGCTGGAAAACGCCGTCAAGGTCGCCCGCGCCGCCACCGGCAAGAACAACGTGATCTGCTTCGACGGCGGCTATCACGGCCGTACCTTCATGACCATGGCCATGAACGGCAAGGTCGCGCCCTACCAGACCGACTTCGGCAGCATGCCCGGCAACGTCTTCCGTGCGCCCTTCCCGGTGCCCTACCACGGTGTCAGCGAAGACGAAGCCCTGCGTGGCTTGAAGATGGCGCTCAAGACCGACGCCAACCCCAAGGACACCGCAGCCATCGTGCTCGAGCCGGTGCTCGGCGAGGGCGGCTTCTATCCGGCGCCGACCAGCTTCCTCAAGGCGATCCGCGAGATCTGCGACGAGCACGGCATCCTGATGATCATCGACGAGGTGCAGTCGGGCTTCGGGCGCACCGGCAAGATGTTCGCCATCGAGCACAGCGGCGTCGAGCCCGATATCATGACCATGGCCAAGAGCATGGCCGACGGCATGCCGATCTCCGCGGTGGTCGGCACCGACAAGGTGATGGACGCTTCTGGCGGCAACTCGCTGGGCGGCACCTATACCGGCAGCCCGGTCTCCTGCGCCGCGACCCTGGCGGTACTCGAGGTCTTCGAGGAGGAGAACATCCTCGCCAAGAGTAACGCCCTGGGCGACAAGCTGGCCAAGCGCTTCGCCACCTGGCAGCAGGACTTCGACTGCATCGACAACGGGCGCAACATGGGCGCCATGGCGGCCTTCGACCTGGTCTCCGACAAGGCCAACCACACCCCGGACGCCGAGCTGGCCGCGGCGCTGTGCAAGAAGGCCCGCGACAACGGCCTGATCCTGCTCTCCTGCGGCATGTACGGCAACACCATCCGCTTCCTGATGCCGGTCACCATCGAGGACGACATCCTCGAAGAGGGCCTTGGCATCCTCGAGTCGTGCCTCAAGGAACTGGTCGGCCAGAAGGCAAGTGCCACCGCCTGA
- a CDS encoding amidase, translated as MRRHPHKERRVNDTDLGVLDAAHLVERYRRRDCSPLEATRAALERIERFNPAVNAYVYVDHEGAEKAARASARRWGKGEPLSAIDGVPVSLKDLTAVAGMPSRDGSLTTDDVPREHDSPPARKLREAGAILLGKTNTPEFGWKGVTDSLVHGATRNPWDTRLTPGGSSGGAGVAAALNMGVLHQGGDSGGSIRIPAAFTGTFGFKPSFGWVPQWPPSQEPTLSHLGPITRTVGDAALMLNVIGRYDYHDPYAIRGQPDDWGSDIGQGIEGLRIAYSADLGYAKVDPQVAQRVREAADKLAALGAEIVEVDPGFASPLSTFQTIWFTASLDMYQQLSASQREQLDPGLVSNALRAESLSSVDLFRALSERARLTERLEHFNRDYHLLMTPAVAVEPFAINHEVPPGSGMQDWEDWAPFSYPFNLSQQPAASVPCGFTDKGLPVGFQLAGGKFDDQRVLRVCHAFMEAYPPRFPAMPDPIQQA; from the coding sequence ATGCGACGCCACCCACACAAGGAGAGACGTGTGAACGACACAGACCTCGGCGTTCTCGACGCCGCCCATCTCGTCGAGCGCTATCGACGCCGCGACTGCTCGCCGCTGGAGGCCACCCGCGCCGCCCTCGAACGGATCGAACGCTTCAATCCTGCCGTCAACGCCTATGTATACGTCGATCACGAGGGTGCCGAGAAAGCCGCCCGAGCCTCGGCGCGGCGCTGGGGCAAGGGCGAGCCGCTGAGCGCCATCGACGGCGTGCCGGTGTCGCTCAAGGACCTCACCGCGGTGGCCGGCATGCCCTCCCGGGACGGCTCGCTGACCACCGATGACGTCCCCCGTGAGCACGACTCGCCGCCGGCCCGAAAGCTGCGCGAGGCCGGGGCGATCCTGCTCGGCAAGACCAATACGCCGGAGTTCGGCTGGAAGGGCGTGACCGACAGTCTCGTCCACGGCGCCACCCGCAACCCCTGGGATACCCGGCTGACCCCGGGCGGCTCCTCCGGCGGCGCGGGCGTCGCCGCGGCGCTGAACATGGGCGTGCTGCACCAGGGCGGCGACTCTGGCGGTTCGATTCGCATTCCCGCCGCTTTCACCGGCACTTTCGGCTTCAAGCCGTCGTTCGGCTGGGTGCCCCAGTGGCCGCCCTCCCAGGAGCCGACACTCTCGCACCTCGGTCCAATCACCCGCACCGTGGGCGATGCGGCCCTGATGCTCAACGTGATCGGCCGCTATGACTACCACGACCCCTACGCCATCCGCGGCCAGCCCGACGACTGGGGCAGCGATATCGGCCAGGGCATCGAAGGGCTGCGCATCGCCTACTCCGCCGACCTCGGCTATGCCAAGGTCGACCCCCAGGTCGCCCAGCGCGTCAGGGAGGCCGCCGACAAGCTCGCGGCACTCGGCGCCGAGATCGTTGAGGTCGACCCCGGTTTCGCCTCACCGCTCTCCACCTTCCAGACCATCTGGTTCACCGCCTCGCTGGACATGTACCAGCAGCTGAGCGCCAGTCAGCGCGAACAGCTCGACCCCGGTCTGGTCTCGAATGCGCTGCGCGCCGAGTCGCTGTCGTCGGTGGATCTGTTCCGCGCCCTCAGCGAGCGCGCACGGCTGACCGAGCGGTTGGAACACTTCAATCGCGACTATCATCTGCTGATGACCCCGGCAGTGGCCGTCGAGCCGTTTGCCATCAACCACGAGGTACCGCCGGGCAGCGGCATGCAGGACTGGGAGGACTGGGCGCCCTTCTCTTACCCCTTCAACCTCAGCCAGCAGCCCGCCGCCTCGGTGCCCTGCGGCTTTACCGACAAGGGGCTGCCGGTGGGCTTCCAACTGGCCGGCGGCAAGTTCGACGACCAGCGTGTGCTGCGCGTCTGCCATGCCTTCATGGAGGCATATCCGCCACGCTTCCCGGCCATGCCCGACCCCATTCAACAGGCCTGA
- a CDS encoding transglycosylase, giving the protein MGLILWLIIGGLAGWIAGNIMRGGGFGILGNIGVGIVGAVIGGFLFSLLGLQSGGFIGSLVTATVGAVVLLWVISKVRSA; this is encoded by the coding sequence ATGGGATTGATTCTGTGGTTGATCATTGGCGGTCTGGCGGGTTGGATTGCCGGTAATATCATGCGCGGCGGCGGCTTTGGCATCCTCGGCAATATCGGCGTGGGGATTGTCGGGGCAGTGATCGGCGGTTTCCTGTTCAGCCTGCTGGGGCTGCAGTCCGGCGGCTTCATTGGCTCGCTGGTCACCGCCACGGTAGGTGCGGTGGTCCTGCTATGGGTGATTTCCAAGGTGCGCAGCGCCTGA
- a CDS encoding MFS transporter has product MPVTVTLLSLCQALLVSGNILLIAVSPLIGASLAPSPNWSTAPVATQWLGLMCATIPASLIMARLGRKRGFVLGNLLGLAGVAVAIQALRGEQFALFLLATWLIGIGIGFGQLYRFAAVEAAPAPLRDRAIGLVMGGGVLAAFFGPWLARVSREVGEVPFLGSFVGLGALYLVALLILAVTRLPPATRTHGEGTPRPLGEILRQPTFIVAVSAALIGYGVMNLAMTATPLAMASVGHHFDHVAATIQWHVVAMFLPSFFTGHLTARFGARRMIVAGCLLLVASALAAQIETGVMGFHLALVLLGLGWNFTFLPATGLLTETYRPVEKARTQAANEFLVFSTVALTALLAGPMVSQLGWATLNALLIPLALLPVALLAWQRLAKAPTGPHISG; this is encoded by the coding sequence ATGCCCGTTACCGTCACCCTGCTGTCGCTGTGCCAGGCCCTGCTGGTCAGCGGCAATATCCTGCTGATCGCGGTATCGCCGCTGATCGGTGCCAGCCTGGCACCCAGCCCCAACTGGTCCACCGCGCCGGTGGCCACCCAGTGGCTGGGGCTGATGTGCGCCACCATCCCGGCTTCGCTGATCATGGCCAGGCTGGGTCGCAAGCGCGGCTTCGTGCTGGGCAACCTGCTGGGGCTCGCCGGCGTGGCGGTGGCGATACAGGCGCTACGCGGCGAGCAGTTCGCGCTGTTCCTGCTCGCCACCTGGCTGATCGGTATCGGCATCGGCTTCGGTCAGCTGTATCGTTTCGCCGCGGTGGAGGCCGCCCCGGCGCCGCTGCGTGACCGCGCCATCGGCCTGGTGATGGGCGGCGGCGTGCTGGCGGCGTTCTTCGGCCCGTGGCTGGCCCGGGTCAGCCGCGAGGTCGGCGAAGTCCCCTTCCTGGGCAGCTTCGTCGGGCTCGGCGCGCTCTACCTGGTGGCCCTGCTGATCCTCGCCGTCACGCGGCTGCCACCAGCGACCCGCACTCACGGCGAGGGCACGCCACGACCGCTGGGCGAGATCCTGCGCCAGCCGACCTTTATCGTCGCCGTCAGCGCCGCACTGATTGGCTACGGAGTGATGAACCTGGCCATGACCGCCACGCCGCTGGCGATGGCTAGCGTCGGGCACCACTTCGACCACGTTGCCGCGACCATCCAGTGGCACGTAGTGGCGATGTTCCTGCCGTCGTTCTTCACCGGTCATCTGACCGCCCGTTTCGGCGCCAGGCGCATGATCGTCGCCGGCTGCCTGCTGCTGGTGGCCAGCGCCCTGGCCGCGCAGATCGAGACCGGGGTGATGGGCTTTCACCTGGCCCTGGTGCTGCTCGGACTGGGCTGGAACTTCACCTTCCTGCCCGCCACCGGGCTGCTCACCGAGACCTATCGGCCGGTGGAGAAGGCCCGCACCCAGGCCGCCAACGAGTTCCTGGTGTTCTCCACCGTGGCGCTGACCGCGCTACTCGCCGGGCCAATGGTAAGCCAGCTCGGCTGGGCCACCCTCAACGCGCTGCTGATCCCGCTGGCGCTGCTGCCAGTGGCCTTACTGGCCTGGCAGCGACTTGCCAAGGCGCCCACTGGCCCGCACATTAGTGGCTGA
- a CDS encoding TIGR01620 family protein, producing the protein MNDPRPGQRFALDDPPAAPGDPRPAQAFDPATESRDWQPEAEPQAPGEAALVASLARPRRRRWGLLTLLGGALGLGAVEAGSTLYAASLGGDWLAGAWSVLLMLALGLGGRALLRELWRLRRLRRHGRLREALAGLDQASPREALALAQRLREQLGLDADHPHWQGFVTAHQPHHDGGETRALLAHHLLAPRDREARRLISRMSGDTAVLVAVSPLTLVDMALVAWRNLALIDRLARLYGLELGYASRLRLFRAVLYNMAFAGASEIASEASMEILSMNLAGRLSTRAGQGLGVGLLSARLGLRTARLTRPLAFADDEAPRMKDLRGEVWQRLRRLEEER; encoded by the coding sequence ATGAACGATCCCCGCCCCGGCCAGCGCTTCGCACTCGATGATCCACCCGCTGCGCCCGGCGATCCGCGCCCGGCCCAGGCCTTCGACCCGGCCACCGAGAGCCGCGACTGGCAGCCCGAGGCCGAGCCCCAGGCCCCCGGCGAAGCGGCACTGGTGGCGAGCCTGGCGCGCCCGCGCAGGCGCCGCTGGGGCCTGCTGACGCTGCTCGGCGGTGCCCTCGGCCTGGGCGCCGTGGAAGCAGGCTCGACGCTGTATGCGGCGAGCCTCGGCGGCGACTGGCTGGCCGGCGCCTGGAGCGTGCTGCTGATGCTGGCGCTGGGGCTGGGTGGCCGCGCCCTGCTGCGCGAGCTGTGGCGACTGCGGCGGCTGCGCCGTCACGGCCGCCTGCGCGAGGCGCTGGCCGGCCTCGACCAGGCCAGCCCGCGTGAGGCACTGGCGCTGGCGCAGCGGCTGCGCGAGCAGCTCGGCCTGGATGCCGACCACCCCCACTGGCAGGGCTTCGTCACAGCCCATCAGCCCCACCACGACGGCGGCGAGACCCGCGCGCTGCTGGCCCACCACCTGCTCGCGCCCCGCGACCGCGAGGCGCGCCGGCTGATCTCGCGGATGTCCGGCGACACCGCGGTGCTGGTGGCGGTCAGCCCGCTGACGCTGGTCGACATGGCACTGGTGGCGTGGCGCAACCTGGCGCTGATCGACCGCCTGGCGCGCCTCTACGGGCTCGAACTCGGCTACGCCAGCCGCCTGCGGCTGTTTCGCGCGGTGCTCTACAACATGGCCTTCGCCGGCGCCAGCGAGATTGCCTCCGAGGCGAGCATGGAGATCCTCTCGATGAACCTCGCCGGACGCCTCTCGACCCGCGCCGGTCAGGGACTCGGCGTGGGCCTGCTCAGTGCCCGCCTGGGGCTGCGTACCGCCCGGCTGACGCGCCCGCTGGCCTTCGCCGACGACGAGGCACCGCGCATGAAGGACCTGCGCGGTGAGGTGTGGCAGCGGCTGCGCCGCCTCGAGGAAGAGCGCTGA
- a CDS encoding universal stress protein, with protein MFKSVLIAVDGSEHAKKALEVACQLVSKEDATLHILHIPEALTHETTLVWGIGAIAIESSREVLEEAGKSVIDRASEAARSMGASHVETHLSKGDPARNILRHAEKLGVEAIVMGSRGLGDFAGLMMGSVSHKVTNSAKCTVISVR; from the coding sequence ATGTTCAAATCAGTACTCATCGCCGTGGACGGCTCAGAGCACGCCAAGAAAGCCCTCGAGGTCGCCTGCCAGCTGGTCAGCAAGGAGGATGCGACCCTGCATATCCTGCACATCCCCGAGGCGCTGACCCATGAGACCACGCTAGTATGGGGGATCGGCGCCATCGCCATCGAGTCCTCCCGCGAGGTGCTCGAGGAGGCCGGCAAGTCGGTCATCGACCGCGCCAGCGAGGCGGCCCGCAGCATGGGCGCCAGCCACGTCGAGACCCACCTCAGCAAGGGCGACCCGGCGCGCAACATCCTGCGCCACGCCGAAAAGCTCGGCGTCGAGGCCATCGTGATGGGCAGCCGCGGCCTGGGCGACTTCGCCGGGCTGATGATGGGCAGCGTCTCGCACAAGGTGACCAACAGCGCCAAGTGCACGGTGATCAGCGTACGCTAA
- a CDS encoding haloacid dehalogenase — protein sequence MPPHLIVSDLDGTLLGADHDLHPDTVATLRALAERGHHLAFASGRHYRDMLAFRERLGVPVHLISTNGAYLHDPDDRLLHARHLAAEHARELIALERPDSVRLNLYQDDEWLIDAPAPALLALHAHTGFGYRVVEPALLDGQGVGKVLYIGEPAHLAELEADIAARLGAQLHVTYSMANSLEVMAGGVNKGQALLALLERLEVAPEACLAFGDNLNDSEMLAVAGEAHVMANAHPGLAGRVHGARLIGHHADTAVARRLRDYFAL from the coding sequence ATGCCGCCACACCTGATCGTTTCCGATCTCGACGGTACCCTGCTGGGCGCCGACCACGACCTTCATCCCGACACCGTCGCCACCCTGCGCGCCCTGGCCGAGCGGGGCCACCACCTGGCCTTCGCGTCGGGGCGCCACTATCGCGACATGCTGGCATTCCGCGAGCGGCTCGGGGTGCCGGTGCACCTGATCAGCACCAACGGCGCCTACCTGCACGACCCCGATGATCGGCTGCTGCATGCCCGCCACCTGGCGGCGGAGCACGCCCGCGAGCTGATCGCCCTGGAGCGGCCGGACAGCGTACGGCTCAACCTTTATCAAGACGACGAGTGGCTGATCGACGCCCCGGCGCCGGCGCTGCTGGCGCTACACGCGCATACCGGTTTCGGCTATCGGGTGGTGGAGCCGGCCCTGCTCGATGGCCAGGGGGTGGGCAAGGTGCTGTATATCGGCGAGCCGGCGCATCTGGCCGAACTCGAGGCTGACATCGCCGCGCGACTTGGCGCGCAGCTGCACGTCACCTACTCGATGGCCAACTCGCTGGAGGTGATGGCCGGCGGGGTCAACAAGGGTCAGGCGCTTCTGGCACTGCTCGAGCGTCTGGAGGTTGCCCCGGAGGCCTGTCTGGCCTTCGGCGACAACCTCAACGACAGCGAGATGCTGGCGGTGGCCGGCGAGGCCCATGTCATGGCCAATGCCCATCCTGGCCTCGCCGGGCGTGTCCACGGTGCCAGGTTGATCGGCCATCATGCCGATACCGCCGTGGCCAGGCGCCTACGGGACTATTTCGCTCTCTGA
- a CDS encoding epimerase: MKTLVIGANGQIGRQFCELASRGGMSLRAMIRHSDQQPWFHERGIDTVIGDLEGDFHQAFNGCDQVVFSAGSGPHTGPDKTLLIDLYGAIRAVDLAVERGLERFLMVSALRASDPMAAPAKLRPYMAAKFAADAYLRCARIPHVILKPGKLTDAPASRLVSAAAAHADGIEVSRGNVAYALLHLSQARMLKNREFDLLDGDSSIAMALL; this comes from the coding sequence ATGAAGACCCTCGTGATCGGCGCCAACGGCCAGATCGGCCGCCAGTTCTGCGAACTCGCCAGCCGCGGCGGCATGTCGCTACGCGCCATGATCCGCCACTCCGACCAGCAGCCGTGGTTTCACGAACGCGGTATCGATACCGTGATCGGCGACCTGGAAGGCGACTTCCACCAGGCCTTCAACGGCTGCGACCAGGTCGTCTTCAGCGCCGGCTCGGGCCCGCATACCGGCCCCGACAAGACGCTGCTGATCGACCTGTATGGCGCGATCCGCGCCGTCGACCTGGCGGTCGAGCGCGGCCTGGAGCGTTTCCTGATGGTCAGCGCGCTGCGTGCCAGCGACCCCATGGCCGCCCCCGCCAAGCTGCGGCCCTATATGGCGGCCAAGTTCGCCGCCGACGCCTACCTGCGCTGCGCGCGCATCCCCCACGTGATCCTCAAGCCCGGCAAGCTCACCGACGCCCCCGCCAGCCGACTGGTGAGTGCCGCCGCCGCGCATGCCGACGGGATCGAGGTCTCGCGCGGCAACGTCGCCTACGCGCTGCTGCACTTGAGCCAGGCGCGCATGCTCAAGAATCGCGAGTTCGACCTGCTCGACGGCGACTCGAGCATTGCCATGGCCCTGCTGTAA
- a CDS encoding exoribonuclease II has translation MLQNNALLAQLKQQIRSTTPRVEGVIKATDKGFGFLETDDGESYFVPPPAMKQVIHGDRVAAVLHEEGDKRSVEPDTLIEQGLTRFVARVQKREGRLAVVPDHPSIKNVLKSRIKNSLDEESIGDGDWIVARLVRHPLKENDRGFFAQIDELVVKADDPAVPWRVTLARHALEQASPEAGDEWPLRDEGLEREDLTAEPFFTIDGEKTRDMDDALRVEPRDGGGWRLSVAIADPTAYVDEQHAADLEARTRAFTVYLPGQNVTMLPEVLADDLCSLWEGRERPVLACQLEVNADGSLGDYRFFAATATSHAKLAYDRVSDWLEGQGEWAPDAAIAPQLEALRDLTEARSAWRAEHALVFKDRPDYEFDLDEAGNVLGIRTEQRRIANRMIEESMIAANACCADLLADKVGHGIFNVHRAFDPDKAEAAHEFLSAQQIEVEREALTELPRYRELKRALESREDAWLDIRLRRFQGFTSMSALPGPHFGLGLAAYATWTSPIRKYGDMVNHRLIKQVLKGESASAEASQQLTEQLTERRRLNRMAERDVKDWLYVRFLTPAAKAQDAFEAEIMAINRGGMRVRLIANGATAFVPAPMMHSDRDKVVIDDKEGRIQVEGEERYKLGDAIRVALVEAREETRSLVARPAT, from the coding sequence ATGCTGCAGAATAACGCCCTGCTTGCCCAGCTCAAGCAACAGATTCGCTCTACCACGCCCCGCGTAGAGGGCGTGATCAAGGCCACCGACAAGGGATTCGGCTTCCTCGAGACCGACGACGGCGAGTCCTACTTCGTGCCGCCGCCGGCGATGAAGCAAGTCATCCACGGCGATCGCGTCGCGGCCGTGCTCCACGAGGAGGGCGACAAGCGCTCCGTCGAGCCGGACACCCTCATCGAGCAGGGCCTGACGCGCTTCGTCGCCCGCGTCCAGAAGCGCGAAGGCCGGCTGGCCGTGGTGCCCGACCATCCCTCGATCAAGAATGTCCTCAAGTCGCGGATCAAGAACAGCCTCGACGAGGAGAGCATCGGCGACGGCGACTGGATCGTGGCGCGCCTGGTGCGTCATCCGCTCAAGGAGAACGACCGCGGCTTCTTCGCCCAGATCGACGAACTGGTGGTCAAGGCCGACGACCCGGCAGTGCCGTGGCGCGTGACCCTGGCCCGCCATGCCCTCGAGCAGGCCTCCCCCGAGGCCGGTGACGAGTGGCCGCTGCGCGACGAGGGCCTCGAGCGCGAAGACCTCACCGCCGAGCCGTTCTTCACCATCGACGGCGAGAAGACCCGTGACATGGACGATGCGCTGCGCGTCGAGCCCCGCGACGGCGGCGGCTGGCGGCTCAGCGTGGCCATCGCCGACCCCACCGCCTACGTCGACGAGCAGCACGCCGCCGACCTCGAGGCGCGCACCCGGGCCTTCACCGTCTATCTGCCGGGTCAGAACGTCACCATGCTGCCGGAAGTGCTGGCCGACGACCTGTGCTCGCTGTGGGAAGGCCGCGAGCGGCCGGTGCTGGCCTGCCAGCTCGAGGTCAATGCCGACGGCAGCCTCGGCGACTATCGCTTCTTCGCCGCCACCGCCACGTCGCATGCCAAGCTGGCCTATGACCGGGTCTCCGACTGGCTGGAAGGCCAGGGCGAATGGGCCCCCGACGCGGCGATCGCCCCCCAGCTCGAGGCGCTACGCGACCTGACCGAGGCGCGCAGCGCCTGGCGCGCCGAGCATGCGCTGGTGTTCAAGGATCGACCCGACTACGAGTTCGACCTCGACGAGGCCGGCAACGTGCTCGGCATCCGCACCGAGCAGCGGCGCATCGCCAATCGCATGATCGAAGAGTCGATGATCGCCGCCAACGCCTGCTGTGCCGACCTGCTCGCCGACAAGGTCGGCCACGGCATCTTCAACGTGCACCGCGCCTTCGATCCGGACAAGGCCGAGGCCGCTCACGAGTTCCTCAGCGCCCAGCAGATCGAAGTCGAGCGCGAGGCGCTCACCGAGCTGCCGCGCTACCGTGAGCTCAAGCGCGCGCTGGAGAGCCGCGAGGACGCCTGGCTGGACATCCGCCTGAGGCGTTTCCAGGGCTTCACCAGCATGTCGGCGCTGCCCGGACCGCACTTCGGCCTGGGCCTGGCCGCCTACGCCACCTGGACCTCGCCGATCCGCAAGTATGGCGATATGGTCAACCACCGCCTGATCAAGCAGGTCCTCAAGGGCGAGAGCGCCTCGGCGGAGGCCAGCCAGCAGCTCACCGAGCAGCTCACCGAGCGGCGCCGTCTCAATCGCATGGCCGAGCGCGACGTCAAGGACTGGCTCTATGTGCGCTTCCTGACACCCGCCGCCAAGGCCCAGGACGCCTTCGAGGCGGAGATCATGGCCATCAACCGCGGCGGCATGCGCGTGCGCCTGATCGCCAACGGTGCCACCGCCTTCGTGCCCGCGCCGATGATGCACAGCGACCGCGACAAGGTCGTTATCGACGACAAGGAGGGCCGCATTCAGGTGGAAGGCGAAGAGCGCTACAAGCTCGGCGATGCGATTCGCGTGGCGCTGGTCGAGGCCCGCGAGGAGACTCGCTCGCTGGTGGCCCGCCCGGCGACCTGA